Proteins encoded in a region of the Streptomyces violaceoruber genome:
- a CDS encoding non-ribosomal peptide synthetase — protein sequence MMEPTASLVRLSPAQLAGLRRRTGDFSDQVITEACAVALAYWAEGRGPAGLDLAPGTLFTDVLGWADSGGTAPTGWGADAGTVTVPGGVVSHEAQLTLDDLADFPDRPLGTVGPCGPAERLELLAGWNDTDADRARPGLVEMFREQARARPDAVAVVDERRTLTYRQMEKLSAQLAHQLLARGLAAEDVVGISLERSAEMVIGLLAVLRAGGAFVPLDPHWPAERRAVVIEDAGVVVQLDASGEPAPGEPEAVAVDLDDWRFGDRPTEDTGVTVPGDALAYVIFTSGSTGRPKGAMIRHEAISERLLWQIHEILGFGHDDASLFKAPLSFDISINEIFLPLVSGGRLVVLRPGGERDPHHLLSVIDEQRVTFTYLVSSMLDVLLEMAGDSGRLDSLRHVWCGGEVLTPELYERFRTRLDIPLYHGYGPAETTIGVSHVVYRGAAERLSTSIGRANPNTRLYVLDDELRPVPVGVGGELYAGGLLLGRGYVNAPGLTASRFVANPFADDGSRLYRTGDLARFAPDGSLDFLGRADNQVKIRGMRLEIEDVEVGLAEHPRVRHTCVVARKNTAGGTYLVGYVIPAAGHEDLRADEVKAWAGEHMVEYMLPTHVVVMTEFPLTANGKLDRNALPEPVIPAGSSAPPTTDEERTVCAAVAALLQLDRVGVDQDFFQLGGDSILAISLLGRLRDAGLYVTARQIFTHSTVGALAAVASREDTTVVDHRDVPTGSVVGSPVVQWLGETTDAIDGFVQSVVLNTPADLTADALDLILAAVVRRHPMLRARLVRGERWGFDIPEAEAEAEAEAEAVPAVALWRESDQPLDACLALATGELDPVGGAMLRAVWRREARQLALVVHHVVIDGVSWRVLMDDLATAWRQFTSGTAVELPSGGTSFRRWTQLLERAAFDADSAYYRRALPGPDEPLGGRPLRADDTVARERIRTVSIGATATAALLGDTPAKFHTGINDVLVTALAVALARRRHDLGQTQTFAHIELEGHGREAAFVAPSAGFEPELSRTVGWFTTLFPVTVDPGTAPDPTAPAYLSAALKAVKEDLARVPDHGVSYGALRHLARVAFDAPAPQVLFNYLGRFDAGSSDDWQLASVNGQLGEKRDPRMRLPRALEFNAIAEPDATGAYTLVTAISWPDGMFTDTDITTLGAYYVEALTGLAALENGGHSPSDFHPLPLTQADVDALDGPALRDILPLTPLQEGLYFHSVYDGDATGSYVEQQLLTLEGEVDPGRLAAAATRLLTLHPNLAARFVPLADGRVVSVLESGREAPFTVLDRPGITDDEIRAHAEHDRRAGFDLATGPPMRYTLIRSGARRHVLVQTVHHIVADGWSVPPMLRTLLAEYRAPGSGHALGGFPEHVRRLAARDGAASDRVWDEQLADLPGPSLIAEGHPPSAHFADTATTADTDVDASARAAGVPLSVAVHGAWALTLGGILHRDDVVFGSTVSGRDADVPGIGDMVGLFINTIPLRARWADTTTARELLTAVRTHQAAVLPHQHVSLARIARRAGAGALFDTLVVFDVATDVAGLRRPGDPLAVTGIVNEGAPHYPLTLVVERTPDGRPRFNLIHDAELLREPEVREILRTFTRTLTHLLTRPEAPVGGLASEGTGRVEPVSPATLGELFDAAARRDPAAAAVTQCALDGATRSLTYGELSLAKDELVAVLRAAGVGPGKRVAVAVPRSVEQVVALVAVVGAGGAYLPLDLAYPDERLEYVLADSAPQVVLVTPEQRDRFARLLDRANVPARLLVLGEEPPPTAAEPGPAARWHDPAYVIYTSGSTGRPKGVVVPHSSVVTLLANTRPVMDFGPDDVWVHFHSFSFDFAVWELWGALTHGGELLVPDYGLTRSPVDFHRLVRERGVTVLNQTPSAFHRFAEADRHAGEPLPALRRIIFGGEGLDLARLRDWVARHGTESPELVNMYGITETTVHVTHRVLTAADFAPGDRAASPIGGPVPGLVTHLLDDRLRPVPPGRVGAIYVAGDQVSLGYLGRPGLTAGRFVANPFTADGSRMYHTGDLARRTLDGQLEFAGRADDQVQLKGFRIEPGEVESAIRDLDGVVDAAVTVADTDDHLVAHVVGRVPADLTGLLSAKLPAHMVPGRVLPVDALPLTVNGKLDRRALAERATRTPSAEPAPHGGNDSVLATLVGLFAETLPGSAPDADTDFFAAGGDSIVAITVINRARAAGLPVAPRDVFLLRTPRALAEHLATRTPPPEASSAPTGHQDGPLPPTPIMLRQRELGGSLARFAQARTVSAPEGTGFADAERAARAVVAAHPALRLRLRVEHGVWSLSTEPAREVAVTRGSGTDVAQTADEAAGRLDPENGDIVAFTWLETSRTLVVAVHHLAVDAVSWLILLDDLAAAMRGAVPAPPTTPYAEYARALTHRAAQQTDGLDHWISTLGAPAPLPAAGKRRETTVVLAPDVSDRVTRTAPAALGLGLTELLCGALRTALTRVQRTPTDLAIDLERHGRVPALDHHDYTRTVGWFTAIAPVRLTAHTDPVAAAREVTARRPDEHAHVAYGGLRYLNPQTAPLLGTARPQALFNYLGRGAESDAPRLTGADAGSPYAVEVNAWTDAATGGLHAAFTLAEGVPDEITEHWHRALERIADAAATAERTAPVTPLQRGLYFQAQLTGPAGHYVAQSYFTFERRLDPDALSRAAACVLARHPAAGAGFTTDEDGNPVQVLAAGRRIDVHTVEAATDAEVDALRLGDRERGFDPAEPPLIRLTVVRLPDDRDGLLLSYHLLLWDGWSREIVLRDLFDAYRAVLAGEPLDPGPAAPGFEDHARALAARDPAPSERFWARHLAGLSGPTLLAGPAPALPDDLPRALAHTLTAERSDALRAAARTYGVTLNSVLTGAFGLLLGARTGRADAVFGVTVSGREGEGLADIVGVLLNTVPMWTRARPHDTVRAYLTAVQEARVDAMEHEHLGLGEIQRASGHDTLFDNLFVLQNFLDLDAFAEMNARHGITSVRADDSTHYPFTWVVTPGDRLTVKLEYRDHDTAHARALLDDYLRVLDDLAGRSGAAESRAPIGALPGLAPAPEPAPRTGIGTDTVVDRFDRAADREPDRTALVAHGSTMTFAHLRDRSRAVAGVLARRGIGPGATVGLALPRSLDSIVALFAVLRTGAAYVPLELDHPDERIAAIVADARPDAVLTVSAVTPRLTGGPDLIELDRPLPDAESCVTFAPDDPDRLRHPAYTIYTSGSTGRPKGVVTEYAGLTNMLVNHRRRIFEPVLARHGHRTFRVAHTVSFAFDMSWEELLWLADGHEVHVCDEELRRDAPRLVAYCLEHGIDVVNVTPTYAQQLLAEGLLDDPARRPALVLLGGEAVTPALWKRLAATEGTVGYNLYGPTEYTINTLGVGTFECPDPVVGVAIDNTDVYVLDPWLRPLPDGVPGELYVAGVGIARGYLGQPAQTAHRFVACPFGAPGERMYRTGDLVVRRPDGNLMYLGRTDQQVKIRGHRVEPGEVEAAFAAHPAVRFVAAVAQPDPQVDGAHRLAAYLVLDGADLAEVAAQVGASLPDFLRPTHYAQVDRIPLTVNGKADTKALPEARPLGALTTAGERAPRTETETTVCALFAEALDLDDDEVSAVSDFVALGGHSMLAVRLTGLLRREYGPVITIRDLFTLRTPEAIARHLDDHS from the coding sequence ATGATGGAACCGACCGCTTCTCTCGTACGGCTTTCTCCCGCGCAGCTGGCCGGCCTGCGCCGCCGCACCGGCGACTTCTCCGACCAGGTCATCACCGAGGCGTGCGCCGTCGCACTGGCGTACTGGGCCGAGGGGCGCGGCCCCGCCGGACTCGACCTCGCCCCGGGCACCCTGTTCACCGACGTGCTCGGCTGGGCCGACAGCGGCGGTACCGCGCCCACCGGTTGGGGCGCCGACGCGGGGACCGTCACCGTCCCGGGCGGCGTCGTGTCCCACGAGGCGCAGCTCACGCTCGACGACCTGGCCGACTTCCCGGACCGCCCGCTCGGCACCGTCGGCCCCTGTGGCCCGGCGGAGCGGCTGGAGCTCCTCGCCGGGTGGAACGACACCGACGCCGACCGGGCCCGTCCCGGCCTGGTGGAGATGTTCCGCGAACAGGCGCGCGCCAGGCCGGACGCCGTGGCCGTCGTCGACGAGCGCCGCACCCTGACCTACCGTCAGATGGAGAAGCTGTCGGCCCAGTTGGCCCACCAGTTGCTCGCACGAGGGCTCGCCGCCGAAGACGTCGTCGGCATCTCCCTGGAACGCTCCGCCGAGATGGTGATCGGACTGCTCGCCGTCCTCCGGGCGGGCGGCGCGTTCGTCCCGCTCGACCCGCACTGGCCCGCCGAGCGCCGGGCCGTCGTCATCGAGGACGCCGGGGTCGTCGTGCAGCTCGACGCCTCGGGCGAGCCCGCCCCGGGCGAACCGGAAGCCGTGGCCGTCGACCTCGACGACTGGCGGTTCGGCGACCGTCCCACCGAGGACACCGGAGTCACCGTCCCCGGCGACGCCCTGGCCTACGTCATCTTCACCTCGGGCTCGACCGGGCGCCCCAAGGGCGCCATGATCCGGCACGAGGCGATCAGCGAGCGCCTGCTCTGGCAGATCCACGAGATCCTGGGCTTCGGCCACGACGACGCGTCCCTGTTCAAGGCGCCGCTGTCCTTCGACATCTCCATCAACGAGATCTTCCTGCCCCTCGTCAGCGGCGGCAGACTCGTCGTCCTGCGGCCCGGCGGCGAACGCGACCCGCACCATCTGCTGAGCGTGATCGACGAACAGCGCGTCACCTTCACCTACCTGGTCTCGTCCATGCTGGACGTGCTGCTGGAGATGGCCGGCGACTCGGGGCGCCTCGACAGCCTCCGTCACGTCTGGTGCGGCGGCGAGGTGCTCACGCCCGAACTCTACGAGCGCTTCCGCACCCGGCTCGACATCCCCCTCTACCACGGCTACGGACCCGCCGAGACGACGATCGGCGTGTCGCACGTCGTCTACCGGGGCGCGGCGGAGCGTCTGTCGACGTCGATCGGCCGGGCCAACCCCAACACCCGGCTGTACGTCCTGGACGACGAACTGCGCCCCGTCCCGGTCGGCGTCGGCGGCGAACTGTACGCCGGGGGGCTGCTGCTGGGCCGCGGCTACGTGAACGCGCCCGGCCTGACCGCGTCCAGGTTCGTGGCGAACCCCTTCGCCGACGACGGCTCCAGGCTCTACCGGACCGGCGACCTCGCACGCTTCGCCCCCGACGGCTCGCTCGACTTCCTCGGCCGCGCGGACAACCAGGTCAAGATCCGGGGCATGCGCCTGGAGATCGAGGACGTCGAGGTCGGCCTCGCCGAACACCCCCGCGTGCGCCACACCTGCGTCGTCGCGAGGAAGAACACGGCGGGCGGCACCTACCTGGTGGGATACGTCATCCCGGCCGCCGGACACGAGGACCTGCGGGCGGACGAGGTCAAGGCCTGGGCCGGCGAGCACATGGTGGAGTACATGCTGCCCACCCACGTGGTCGTGATGACGGAGTTCCCGCTCACCGCGAACGGCAAGCTCGACCGGAACGCGCTGCCCGAGCCCGTGATCCCCGCGGGCTCGTCCGCCCCGCCCACCACCGACGAGGAGCGGACGGTGTGCGCGGCGGTCGCGGCGCTGCTCCAACTCGACCGGGTCGGCGTCGACCAGGACTTCTTCCAGCTCGGCGGCGACAGCATCCTGGCCATCTCGCTGCTCGGCAGGCTGCGCGACGCGGGACTCTACGTCACGGCCCGGCAGATCTTCACCCACAGCACGGTGGGAGCACTGGCGGCGGTGGCGAGCCGCGAGGACACCACCGTCGTGGACCACCGTGACGTGCCCACCGGAAGCGTCGTGGGGTCGCCCGTCGTGCAGTGGCTCGGCGAGACCACGGACGCCATCGACGGGTTCGTCCAGTCGGTCGTGCTCAACACCCCGGCGGACCTGACCGCCGACGCCCTCGACCTGATCCTCGCCGCCGTGGTCCGCCGGCACCCCATGCTGCGGGCCAGGCTGGTGCGCGGCGAGCGCTGGGGATTCGACATCCCGGAGGCGGAGGCGGAGGCGGAGGCGGAGGCGGAGGCCGTACCGGCCGTGGCGCTCTGGCGGGAGAGCGACCAGCCGCTCGACGCGTGCCTCGCCCTCGCCACCGGGGAACTGGACCCGGTGGGCGGCGCGATGCTGCGCGCCGTCTGGCGCCGCGAGGCCCGGCAACTGGCCCTCGTCGTCCACCACGTGGTGATCGACGGCGTGTCCTGGCGGGTGCTGATGGACGACCTGGCCACGGCGTGGCGGCAGTTCACCTCGGGCACGGCGGTGGAACTCCCGTCGGGCGGAACGTCGTTCCGGCGCTGGACCCAACTGCTGGAACGCGCGGCGTTCGACGCGGACAGCGCCTACTACCGCCGCGCCCTGCCGGGGCCCGACGAGCCGTTGGGCGGTCGCCCCCTGCGCGCGGACGACACCGTGGCCCGCGAGCGGATTCGGACCGTGTCGATCGGCGCCACGGCCACGGCCGCGCTCCTGGGCGACACACCCGCGAAGTTCCACACGGGGATCAACGACGTCCTGGTGACCGCGCTCGCCGTCGCCCTCGCCCGACGGCGCCACGATCTCGGCCAGACCCAGACCTTCGCGCACATTGAACTCGAGGGCCACGGCCGCGAGGCCGCGTTCGTCGCCCCCTCCGCCGGCTTCGAGCCGGAACTCTCCAGGACCGTGGGCTGGTTCACGACCCTCTTCCCGGTGACCGTCGACCCCGGCACCGCCCCGGACCCGACCGCACCCGCGTACCTGTCCGCCGCGCTGAAGGCGGTCAAGGAGGACCTCGCACGCGTACCGGACCACGGTGTCTCCTACGGCGCGCTGCGCCATCTGGCCCGGGTCGCCTTCGACGCACCCGCCCCCCAGGTGCTCTTCAACTATCTGGGCCGCTTCGACGCGGGCTCGTCGGACGATTGGCAACTCGCCAGTGTCAACGGACAGTTGGGCGAGAAGCGGGACCCGCGCATGCGACTGCCCCGGGCCCTGGAATTCAACGCGATCGCCGAACCCGACGCCACCGGCGCGTACACACTGGTCACCGCGATCTCCTGGCCGGACGGCATGTTCACCGACACGGACATCACCACCCTCGGCGCGTACTACGTCGAGGCGCTCACGGGGCTGGCCGCCCTGGAGAACGGCGGCCACTCGCCCAGCGACTTCCACCCACTGCCGCTCACCCAGGCGGACGTCGACGCCCTGGACGGCCCGGCGCTGCGGGACATCCTCCCGCTGACCCCGTTGCAGGAGGGCCTGTACTTCCACTCGGTCTACGACGGCGACGCCACCGGCAGCTACGTCGAGCAGCAACTGCTCACCCTGGAGGGCGAGGTGGACCCCGGCCGACTGGCCGCGGCGGCCACCCGCCTGCTGACCCTCCACCCGAACCTGGCCGCCCGCTTCGTGCCCCTGGCCGACGGCCGTGTGGTCTCCGTACTGGAGAGCGGACGCGAGGCGCCCTTCACCGTCCTGGACCGCCCCGGCATCACCGACGACGAGATCCGCGCCCACGCGGAGCACGACCGCCGCGCCGGATTCGACCTGGCCACCGGCCCGCCGATGCGCTACACCCTCATCCGCTCGGGAGCCCGCAGACACGTCCTGGTGCAGACGGTGCACCACATCGTCGCCGACGGCTGGTCCGTGCCGCCCATGCTGCGCACCCTGCTGGCCGAATACCGGGCACCGGGCTCCGGACACGCGCTCGGCGGCTTCCCCGAGCACGTGCGCCGGCTCGCCGCACGCGACGGCGCCGCGAGCGACCGGGTGTGGGACGAGCAACTGGCGGACCTCCCCGGCCCGTCGCTGATCGCCGAGGGGCACCCGCCCTCCGCGCACTTCGCCGACACCGCGACGACGGCGGACACCGACGTCGACGCGTCCGCCCGGGCGGCCGGTGTGCCGCTGAGCGTCGCCGTGCACGGCGCCTGGGCCCTCACCCTGGGCGGCATCCTGCACCGCGACGACGTGGTGTTCGGCTCCACGGTGTCCGGGCGCGACGCGGACGTGCCCGGCATCGGGGACATGGTGGGCCTGTTCATCAACACGATACCCCTGCGCGCCCGCTGGGCCGACACCACGACCGCGCGAGAACTCCTGACCGCCGTCAGGACGCACCAGGCCGCGGTGCTGCCGCACCAGCACGTCTCGCTGGCGCGCATCGCCCGCCGGGCCGGGGCCGGAGCGCTCTTCGACACCCTCGTGGTGTTCGACGTGGCGACCGACGTGGCCGGACTGCGGCGGCCCGGCGACCCCCTCGCCGTCACCGGCATCGTCAACGAGGGCGCCCCGCACTACCCGCTGACGCTGGTGGTCGAGCGCACACCGGACGGCCGCCCGCGCTTCAACCTGATCCATGACGCCGAGCTGCTGCGGGAACCCGAGGTCCGCGAGATCCTGCGCACCTTCACCCGGACCCTGACCCATCTGCTCACCCGGCCGGAGGCACCGGTCGGCGGCCTGGCGTCCGAGGGCACTGGGCGGGTCGAGCCGGTCTCGCCGGCCACCCTGGGCGAACTGTTCGACGCCGCGGCGCGCCGCGACCCGGCCGCCGCCGCCGTCACCCAGTGCGCCCTCGACGGCGCCACCCGCTCCCTGACCTACGGTGAACTGTCCCTGGCCAAGGATGAGTTGGTCGCCGTCCTGCGGGCGGCCGGGGTCGGTCCCGGCAAGCGGGTCGCCGTCGCCGTGCCGCGCTCCGTCGAGCAGGTCGTCGCCCTGGTCGCCGTCGTCGGCGCGGGCGGCGCCTACCTACCACTGGACCTGGCGTACCCCGACGAGCGACTGGAGTACGTCCTCGCCGACTCCGCCCCGCAGGTCGTCCTCGTGACCCCGGAGCAGCGCGACCGGTTCGCGCGGCTGCTGGACCGCGCGAACGTGCCGGCCCGCCTGCTCGTATTGGGGGAGGAGCCCCCGCCCACCGCCGCGGAGCCCGGACCCGCGGCCCGCTGGCACGACCCCGCGTACGTGATCTACACCTCCGGATCGACCGGCCGGCCCAAGGGCGTCGTCGTCCCCCACTCCAGCGTGGTGACGCTGCTCGCCAACACCCGGCCCGTCATGGACTTCGGCCCGGACGACGTGTGGGTCCATTTCCACTCCTTCTCCTTCGACTTCGCCGTCTGGGAGCTGTGGGGCGCTCTCACGCACGGCGGTGAGCTGCTGGTGCCGGACTACGGTCTGACCCGTTCCCCGGTCGACTTCCACCGCCTGGTCCGCGAGCGCGGGGTCACGGTGCTCAACCAGACCCCGTCGGCCTTCCACCGGTTCGCCGAGGCCGACCGGCACGCGGGCGAGCCGCTGCCCGCACTGCGCAGGATCATCTTCGGCGGCGAGGGACTGGACCTCGCACGGCTGCGCGACTGGGTGGCACGGCACGGCACCGAGTCGCCGGAACTGGTCAACATGTACGGCATCACCGAGACCACCGTCCACGTCACCCACCGCGTGCTGACCGCCGCCGACTTCGCCCCCGGCGACCGTGCCGCCAGCCCGATCGGCGGCCCGGTACCCGGCCTCGTCACCCACCTGCTCGACGACCGGCTCCGCCCGGTGCCGCCGGGCCGGGTGGGCGCCATCTACGTCGCCGGCGACCAGGTGTCGCTCGGCTACCTCGGCAGGCCCGGGCTCACCGCCGGCCGGTTCGTGGCGAACCCGTTCACGGCCGACGGATCCCGGATGTACCACACCGGCGACCTCGCCCGCCGCACCCTCGACGGGCAGCTGGAGTTCGCCGGCCGCGCCGACGACCAGGTGCAGCTCAAGGGCTTCCGCATCGAACCGGGCGAGGTGGAGTCCGCGATCCGCGACCTCGACGGCGTGGTGGACGCCGCCGTCACCGTGGCGGACACCGACGACCATCTGGTCGCGCACGTCGTGGGCCGGGTGCCCGCGGACCTCACCGGACTCCTGTCGGCGAAGCTGCCCGCGCACATGGTGCCCGGCCGGGTGCTGCCCGTGGACGCCCTGCCGCTGACGGTCAACGGCAAGCTCGACCGCAGGGCACTGGCCGAGCGCGCGACACGCACGCCGAGCGCGGAGCCCGCACCGCACGGCGGGAACGACTCCGTACTCGCCACACTCGTCGGCCTCTTCGCCGAGACGCTGCCCGGCTCCGCACCGGACGCCGACACCGACTTCTTCGCTGCCGGAGGCGACAGCATCGTCGCCATCACCGTGATCAACCGGGCCAGGGCGGCCGGCCTGCCCGTCGCACCCCGCGACGTGTTCCTGCTCCGGACACCCCGCGCGCTCGCGGAGCACCTGGCGACGCGCACACCGCCGCCCGAGGCTTCCTCCGCGCCCACCGGCCACCAGGACGGCCCGCTGCCACCGACACCGATCATGCTGCGCCAACGCGAACTGGGCGGATCACTCGCCCGGTTCGCCCAGGCCAGGACAGTGTCCGCACCCGAAGGAACCGGTTTCGCCGACGCGGAACGCGCCGCGCGCGCCGTCGTCGCCGCCCACCCGGCCCTGCGGCTGCGGCTCCGCGTCGAGCACGGGGTGTGGTCGCTGAGCACGGAACCCGCCCGCGAGGTCGCGGTGACCCGCGGGTCCGGAACCGACGTGGCGCAGACGGCCGACGAGGCGGCCGGGCGGCTCGATCCGGAGAACGGCGACATCGTCGCGTTCACCTGGCTGGAGACCAGCCGCACCCTGGTGGTCGCCGTACACCACCTCGCCGTCGACGCCGTGTCCTGGCTGATCCTGCTGGACGACCTGGCCGCCGCGATGCGCGGGGCGGTCCCGGCACCGCCGACCACGCCCTACGCCGAGTACGCACGGGCGCTCACGCACCGGGCCGCACAGCAGACCGACGGCCTGGACCACTGGATCAGCACGCTCGGCGCCCCCGCACCGCTGCCCGCCGCCGGGAAGCGGCGCGAGACGACAGTCGTCCTCGCCCCCGACGTGAGCGACCGCGTGACCCGCACCGCACCCGCCGCACTGGGCCTCGGCCTCACCGAGCTGCTGTGCGGCGCGCTGCGCACCGCGCTGACCCGCGTCCAGCGGACGCCCACCGATCTCGCGATCGACCTGGAACGGCACGGCCGGGTCCCGGCTCTCGACCACCACGACTACACCCGCACCGTCGGCTGGTTCACCGCCATCGCGCCCGTACGGCTCACCGCGCACACCGACCCCGTCGCCGCGGCGCGCGAGGTCACCGCACGCCGGCCGGACGAGCACGCGCACGTGGCCTACGGCGGCCTCAGGTACCTCAACCCGCAGACCGCGCCGCTGCTCGGCACCGCCCGGCCGCAAGCGCTGTTCAACTACCTGGGCCGCGGTGCCGAGTCGGACGCACCGCGTCTCACCGGCGCCGACGCGGGCAGCCCGTACGCCGTCGAGGTGAACGCCTGGACCGACGCGGCCACCGGCGGCCTGCACGCGGCCTTCACCCTCGCCGAGGGCGTCCCGGACGAGATCACCGAGCACTGGCACCGCGCACTGGAACGGATCGCCGATGCCGCCGCGACGGCCGAGCGCACGGCACCCGTCACTCCCCTCCAACGGGGCCTGTACTTCCAGGCCCAGCTCACGGGCCCGGCCGGACACTACGTCGCCCAGAGCTACTTCACCTTCGAACGGCGCCTGGACCCGGACGCGTTGTCCCGGGCGGCGGCCTGTGTGCTCGCCCGGCACCCGGCCGCCGGCGCGGGCTTCACCACGGACGAGGACGGCAACCCCGTCCAAGTCCTCGCCGCGGGCCGCCGCATCGACGTCCACACGGTCGAGGCGGCGACGGACGCCGAGGTCGACGCCCTGCGCCTCGGGGACCGGGAACGCGGATTCGACCCCGCCGAGCCGCCGCTGATCCGCCTGACCGTGGTGCGCCTGCCCGACGACCGCGACGGCCTGCTGCTCAGCTACCACCTGCTGCTGTGGGACGGTTGGTCGCGCGAGATCGTGCTGCGCGACCTGTTCGACGCCTACCGTGCCGTCCTGGCGGGCGAGCCCCTCGACCCCGGGCCCGCCGCGCCGGGCTTCGAGGACCACGCCCGGGCCCTGGCCGCCAGGGACCCGGCCCCCTCGGAACGCTTCTGGGCACGGCACCTGGCCGGCCTGTCCGGCCCCACCCTGCTCGCCGGACCGGCGCCCGCCCTCCCCGACGACCTGCCGCGCGCACTCGCGCACACGCTGACCGCCGAACGGTCGGACGCGCTGAGGGCGGCCGCCAGGACGTACGGCGTCACGCTGAACTCGGTGCTGACGGGCGCCTTCGGCCTCCTCCTGGGCGCCCGCACCGGCCGTGCGGACGCCGTCTTCGGCGTGACCGTCTCCGGCCGCGAGGGCGAAGGGCTGGCCGACATCGTCGGCGTACTGCTCAACACCGTGCCCATGTGGACCCGGGCCCGGCCGCACGACACCGTCCGCGCCTACCTCACGGCCGTGCAGGAGGCCAGGGTCGACGCCATGGAGCACGAACACCTCGGGCTCGGCGAGATCCAGCGGGCCAGCGGCCACGACACACTGTTCGACAACCTGTTCGTCCTCCAGAACTTCCTGGACCTGGACGCCTTCGCCGAGATGAACGCCCGGCACGGCATCACCTCGGTGCGGGCCGACGACTCCACCCACTATCCCTTCACCTGGGTGGTCACCCCCGGCGACCGGCTCACCGTCAAACTGGAGTACCGCGACCACGACACCGCCCACGCCCGGGCCCTCCTCGACGACTACCTCCGGGTGCTCGACGACCTGGCCGGACGCAGCGGGGCCGCCGAGTCCCGCGCGCCGATCGGCGCCCTGCCCGGCCTGGCCCCCGCCCCCGAGCCCGCGCCGCGCACCGGGATCGGCACGGACACCGTCGTGGACCGCTTCGACCGGGCGGCCGACCGGGAACCGGACCGGACGGCGCTGGTCGCCCACGGCTCCACCATGACCTTCGCGCACCTGCGGGACCGCAGCCGGGCCGTGGCGGGTGTGCTGGCCCGGCGCGGCATCGGCCCCGGGGCGACGGTGGGCCTCGCCCTCCCGCGCTCCCTGGACTCGATCGTGGCGCTCTTCGCCGTACTGCGCACCGGCGCCGCCTATGTGCCGCTGGAACTGGACCACCCCGACGAGCGGATCGCCGCCATCGTCGCGGACGCCCGCCCCGACGCCGTACTCACGGTGAGCGCCGTGACGCCCCGGCTCACCGGCGGCCCGGACCTGATCGAGCTGGACCGGCCGCTGCCGGACGCCGAGTCGTGCGTGACCTTCGCGCCGGACGACCCCGACCGGCTGCGGCACCCCGCGTACACGATCTACACCTCCGGCTCGACCGGCCGGCCCAAGGGCGTGGTGACCGAGTACGCCGGACTCACCAACATGCTCGTCAACCACCGGCGCCGGATCTTCGAACCGGTCCTGGCGCGGCACGGTCACCGCACCTTCCGCGTCGCCCACACCGTGTCCTTCGCCTTCGACATGTCGTGGGAGGAGCTGCTGTGGCTCGCCGACGGCCACGAAGTGCACGTCTGCGACGAGGAGTTGCGCCGCGACGCACCCCGGCTGGTCGCGTACTGCCTGGAGCACGGGATCGACGTCGTCAACGTCACCCCGACCTACGCGCAGCAACTGCTCGCCGAGGGCCTGCTCGACGACCCGGCCCGCCGGCCCGCGCTGGTGCTGCTGGGCGGCGAGGCGGTCACCCCCGCACTGTGGAAGCGGCTGGCCGCGACCGAGGGCACCGTCGGCTACAACCTGTACGGCCCCACCGAATACACCATCAACACCCTTGGGGTCGGCACCTTCGAGTGCCCGGACCCGGTGGTGGGCGTCGCGATCGACAACACCGACGTGTACGTGCTGGACCCGTGGCTGCGGCCGCTGCCCGACGGCGTGCCCGGCGAGCTGTACGTCGCGGGGGTCGGCATCGCGCGCGGCTATCTCGGGCAGCCCGCCCAGACCGCGCACCGCTTCGTCGCCTGCCCGTTCGGCGCACCCGGCGAGCGCATGTACCGCACCGGTGACCTGGTGGTGCGACGCCCCGACGGCAACCTGATGTACCTCGGCCGCACCGACCAGCAGGTCAAGATCCGCGGCCACCGGGTCGAACCCGGCGAGGTCGAGGCCGCGTTCGCCGCCCACCCCGCGGTGCGGTTCGTGGCCGCCGTCGCCCAGCCCGACCCGCAGGTCGACGGCGCCCACCGGCTGGCCGCCTACCTCGTGCTGGACGGTGCCGATCTGGCCGAGGTCGCCGCCCAGGTGGGCGCCTCGCTGCCGGACTTCCTGCGTCCCACCCACTACGCCCAGGTCGACCGCATCCCGCTGACCGTGAACGGGAAGGCCGACACCAAGGCGCTCCCGGAGGCCAGGCCGCTGGGCGCGCTGACCACGGCGGGGGAGCGCGCGCCGCGGACGGAGACCGAGACGACGGTGTGCGCACTCTTCGCCGAGGCCCTGGACCTGGACGACGACGAGGTGAGCGCCGTGAGCGACTTCGTGGCCCTCGGCGGCCACTCCATGCTGGCGGTGCGGCTGACCGGGCTGCTCCGCCGGGAGTACGGTCCAGTGATCACCATCCGAGATCTGTTCACCCTGCGAACCCCGGAAGCGATTGCCCGCCACCTCGATGACCACTCCTGA